DNA sequence from the Strigops habroptila isolate Jane chromosome 4, bStrHab1.2.pri, whole genome shotgun sequence genome:
ACTACAGGAAGACTTTGGCATGTAAGAACTCTGACTTGGTGGCATCGGTGATGCCCAAGCTTTGGCATATGCTTTCTCTGAAACTCTGAATCAAAAGAATACCCTTGTACAAGAGTATGCTTTATCAGGGGTAATGAGTTGTGGCTGCATGCAGCAGATCTCTGCAGAAAGTGCATAATGTCTCATGACAACTCAGGTGAATTTTATTATTACTCCATCccttgtaaattaattttttttttccttgttctcgTCCTTTACAGTTCCACCAAGTGAGAAGAGTGATGACCATCCTTTTCCTTACTATGGTTATCTCATACTTCAATTGCATGAAAGCTGCCCCGATGAAAGAAGCTAGTGTAAGAGGACAAGGCAGCTTGGCTTACCCAGGTCTTCAGACCCATGGGACTCTTGAGAGCCTAAATGGGCCCAATGCTGATTCAAGAGGACTGACATCGCTGGCAGACACTTTTGAACATGTCATAGAGGAGCTTCTAGATGAGGACCAGGACATCCAGCCCAGCGAGGAAAACAAGGATGCAGACTTGTATACATCCCGAGTCATGCTAAGCAGTCAAGTGCCTTTGGAACCCCCACTGCTCTTTCTGCTTGAGGAGTACAAAAACTACTTGGATGCTGCAAACATGTCCATGAGGGTCCGGCGCCACTCTGACCCAGCTCGCCGTGGGGAACTGAGCGTCTGCGACAGCACGAGCGAGTGGGTGACGGCGGCAGAGAAAAAGACTGCAGTGGACATGTCCGGGGCAACTGTCACCGTCCTGGAGAAAGTCCCAGTACCCAAAGGCCAACTGAAGCAATACTTCTATGAGACCAAATGCAACCCCAAGGGGTACACAAaggagggctgcaggggcaTAGACAAGAGGCACTGGAACTCCCAGTGCCGAACTACCCAGTCTTATGTGAGAGCTCTCACCATGGATAATAAAAAGAGAGTTGGCTGGCGCTTTATAAGGATAGACACTTCCTGTGTATGTACATTAACCATTAAAAGGGGAAGATAGTGGGTTTGTGTTGTATAGATTATATTGAGACAAAATTATCtatttgtatatatacataACAGGGTAAATTATTcggtaaaaaaataattttatggaCTGCATGTATAACTGAAGTTTATACAGTACAGTAGTTCCACAATCTATTTATTGAACATATCCATGACCTGAAGGGGAACAAAAGTCATTTGCGcacaaggttaaaaaaaaaaaaaaaaaaaaaaaatccaaaaaaggaaaaaaaaaaaaagagacccAAGCAAACAGCGAAGTCTGCATTACATTCCTTGATAACATTGTGGTTTGTTGCCGTTGCCAAGaattgaaaatagaaaaagatttaaaaaaagaataaaattgcaTGCTGCTTCAATTGTGGATTGATGATAAACTGtcctctttcagaaaaataaattgaaccAAAACATTCCGTTTACATTTTAGACAGTGAGTATCTTTATTCCTGTTAGTATTATATCTGTTTACTGCTTTTAACTCCTCATAGCGTTGGAATTAAACAATGTCAAGGTGCTGTTGTCATAGTTTTactgtttctcttttacttttGAACTCCCATcagattgaaaaagaaaaaaaaaccaccattaCCTTATCCTGGATTAAAAACCAATTTGTTTTTTGTATGTTGTGAAGGTGTTTGCAATAGCAATCCAACTActgacaaaaaataataaaaaaaaaaaaagaggcaactGAAAAAGAATGGTGATGTTCCACTGTTCCACTTCACATTGTAGAAACTTAAAGACAGCACTTAATTAACCATACGGCAACATGCTTTCttgggttattttcttttttttttaattatttttattttttatttgctgtcttttgAGACCTGCATTTGCTTATACCATGGttgtttgtgtttgatttttgtttttcttttccctttcctccctctggAAGGATGTTGGTTGTGATCTTCAAAGTGTTTCACTTACCATACAACTGGAGCTTGTCATATAGAAAATATAGAGTGTTGAGAGCAATGACCTTCATGTGATAAAAGACTCTGTGCTGGGATCAAATGTCTTGATGAAGCACAACAAGAATGGCACTAGAAAGAGGGTCTAGAAAGGTGAGGTGGATCTGCAATCAGGTTGGTCATGAGACTGAGTAGCTCAGTGAGTTCAGGAGAGCAGTGTTTTGGGTTGACCAAATAGTCAGCACTGAACATGGTCCTGTGCATCCTGTGAGAGGGAGAGCTTGCCTTGCCTGCTGATGCCCTTACTCTCCAGGgcatctccagcagcaccaggccCTCGAAGTGTGGTGTGAAGCTGCAGTGGCATCCCTGCCTGGAAGATAGCTAGGGAATGAGGCAGAAAGAAGCACTGCTTCTAGATGAAGCAACTGGAGTTTGTGTGGCTCTACCTCTGCTGACAGCCTTATTTTATGAAACAAATAtaggcataaaaaaaaatatactcaTGAAGTACATGAGGAGCAAGTGCTGGAGGAGTTGGCTTAACATTGCTGAGGTTCTAATAGATTTATTAACTGGGCACTGCCTCTCTAACTATCCTGAAGTATGTCTAAAAAGGCAGGCTGGAAGCCTGGGAGTTGTGCATAGCACTTGCACTGACTGCAGtgggcagagaagcagaaataactCCTTGGTGAGCTCACTGGAGGCAGATGCTATATTTGTAATTCCTGTAGTTGAAGAAAAGTAGCTGAACAAAGAGGGAAGTACTGCGAAATACCACTGCTTCTGAATGCTGCAGAATCTGCATTAGTCTGCCTCACTGTTTGAGTTAATTAAAAACCTGAACTGGGCAAAGCTTATTTGGAATATGCTTCCCCACAATAATTCTCTCTGAAGAGCATATTTAACGTTGACTTTATGTCCTTTCTAGTAGAAACCCATGCTGGAAGCTAACAGTGACTAACACTTCAAAATCAGTGATTTCTTCTACTTAGGCTAGAATGATTTCCCCTTCCCCGGGATAACTGATGGTCAAAGGAGAACCAGCACAACTGTGCAGTGAAAACCTTTTGCACTGGCCATGTGCACACTGGATTGTGATAGAGAAGAGGGAATTGCGTGTCCCATCTGAACTTCAAACTTCAGCCTTCCCAATCAATTGCAGATATTCAGGCTCCCACACAGACatcagaaatgagaagaaaaagaataaaaagaacttAATGAAATGTCTCAAAACTTCAACTGAATTGTTCTTTGTGCAAATTAAATGTTGGTATACTGGAGAATTTCATTCCTCTGTGGCCAATACCTGTGTGTATTACAATTCTTTGCATTTAAC
Encoded proteins:
- the BDNF gene encoding brain-derived neurotrophic factor isoform X1; the protein is MFHQVRRVMTILFLTMVISYFNCMKAAPMKEASVRGQGSLAYPGLQTHGTLESLNGPNADSRGLTSLADTFEHVIEELLDEDQDIQPSEENKDADLYTSRVMLSSQVPLEPPLLFLLEEYKNYLDAANMSMRVRRHSDPARRGELSVCDSTSEWVTAAEKKTAVDMSGATVTVLEKVPVPKGQLKQYFYETKCNPKGYTKEGCRGIDKRHWNSQCRTTQSYVRALTMDNKKRVGWRFIRIDTSCVCTLTIKRGR
- the BDNF gene encoding brain-derived neurotrophic factor isoform X2, producing MTILFLTMVISYFNCMKAAPMKEASVRGQGSLAYPGLQTHGTLESLNGPNADSRGLTSLADTFEHVIEELLDEDQDIQPSEENKDADLYTSRVMLSSQVPLEPPLLFLLEEYKNYLDAANMSMRVRRHSDPARRGELSVCDSTSEWVTAAEKKTAVDMSGATVTVLEKVPVPKGQLKQYFYETKCNPKGYTKEGCRGIDKRHWNSQCRTTQSYVRALTMDNKKRVGWRFIRIDTSCVCTLTIKRGR